Within the Desulfosoma sp. genome, the region GATGGTGACGGCACTGGTTTTTCCGGCAAACAAAGCGGCGATACGTTTGGCCACACTCTTTCGAATGATTTCCAGCTCATCGCGCTGATCCTTTTCCAGACGCGCAATTTCTTCGTCTTCGATCATGCGTGTGCGCTCATCCTTGTCCACACCTTTGCGGGAAAAGACCTTAGCATCGATGACAATGCCTTCGACACCCGGAGGGACTCGAAGCGACGTGTCTTTGACATCGCTCGCTTTTTCTCCGAAGATGGCCCGAAGGAGTTTTTCTTCCGGGGTAAGCTGGCTTTCGCCTTTGGGTGTCACTTTGCCCACGAGAATATCGTTGTGGCGGATGTAGGCGCCGATTCGCACAATGCCGCTCTCGTCCAGGTTCTTGAGGGCCTCTTCTCCCACATTGGGAATGTCTCGAGTGATCTCTTCCTTGCCCAGCTTCGTGTCCCTGGCCAGAACTTCGAATTCCTCGATGTGAATGGAGGTGAACACATCGTCTCGCACAATGCGTTCGCTGACCAAAATAGAGTCTTCAAAATTATACCCGCCCCAGCTCATGAAGGCGATCATGACATTGCGGCCCAAAGCCAGTTCGCCGTGATCCGTAGAAGCCCCATCGGCGATGATCTGCCCTTTGCGAACCGTCTGGCCGGCACGCACCAGAGGCTTTTGATTCAAGCAGGTGTTTTGATTGGACCGCTTGAATTTAATAAGTTTATAGATATCCACGCCGCTGTCCCGGCTGCTCTGCGTTTCCACAGCCCGCACCACTATACGACTGGCGTCCACATACTCCACGATACCGTCCCGTTTGGCCACAATCACCACACCGCTGTCTCGGGCCACAATCCTTTCCATGCCTGTTCCCACCAAGGGGGCTCGTGTCTGAATCAGAGGCACGGCCTGGCGTTGCATGTTGGAGCCCATCAAGGCGCGGTTGGCGTCGTCGTGTTCCAGAAAAGGAATCAAGGAGGCGGAAACACTCACCAGCTGGTTCGGAGACACGTCCATGTAGCGAATCTCTTCCGGAGGCACCAGCATGAATTCACCGGCCACGCGAGCGGACACCTCATCTCGAAGAAAACGCCCGTTTTCATCCAAAGGAGCGTTGGCCTGGGCGATGGGGTAGTCTTTTTCTTCCATGGCCGTGAGGTATTCCACCTCTTTGTTTACGGTCTTGTTCTGCACCTTGCGATAAGGTGTTTCGATAAACCCGTAGGGGTTCACTCGAGCATACGTCGACAGAGAGACAATCAAGCCGATATTCGGACCTTCCGGCGTCTCAATGGGACAAATACGGCCATAGTGCGTCGGATGCACGTCGCGCACCTCAAAACCCGCTCGCTCGCGCGTGAGACCCCCTGGGCCCAAGGCGCTCAGACGCCTCTTGTGAGTCACTTCCGAAAGGGGATTGGTCTGATCCATGAACTGAGACAGCTGACTGGTGCCGAAAAACTCCTTGACCACCGCCGACACCGGTTTGGCGTTGATGAGGTCATGGGGCATGAGGGCTTCGATTTCCTGGAGACTCATGCGCTCTTTGATGGCCCGTTCCATGCGCACCAAACCGATGCGGTACTGGTTTTCCAGGAGTTCTCCAACGGCTCGGACCCTTCGATTGCCCAGGTTGTCGATGTCATCCACCGGGCCTTGAGTTTCCTTGAGGTAAATAAGGCGCTTGACGGCTTCCAGAATGTCTTCCCGCGTCAGGGTTCGTTGCTCCAGAGGAAAGTTCAAGCCCAGCTGATGATTCAGCTTCAACCGCCCCACCTCGGAAAGATCGTACTGTTCGGGGTTGAAAAACAAATTGTTGAAGAATTCCGTGGCTACCTCTTCCGTCGGCGGATTGCTGGGACGAAGCTTGCGGTAAATCTCCAAAAGGGCGTCTTTGCGGCTGGTTACCTTGTCTTGAAGCAGCGTGTTTCGAAACGCCGGGCTTACATCCTGACCCTGCAGATGCAACAGCTCCAGTTCCTTGATGCCTTTTTCCAAAAACAGATCCAAAAGGATCGGTGTGATCTCCTGATTACACTCGGCGATGATCTCTCCGGTGCTGTAATCGATGACATCATGGGCCAGAACCTGACCGACGATTTCCTCGGTCTTCATGGGAAGTCTTTGAATACCCAGGTCTTCGAGCCTTTTCAGAAGTTGTTTGCCAAGCTTTCGGTTTTTCTTGGCAATGATTTCGCCGGTGACCGGATGGACAATGTCCGCGGGAGCCTTGGTGCCTTCCAGGGTCTCTCTGTTAAGTTCCTTTTCCGCGTTTTCGGCGTCGATCAGAAAGACTTTTTCAGTGCGATAGAAGAAGTTCAGCAGTTCTTCGGTAGCGTAGCCCAACGCCTTTAAAAAGACGGTGGCGGGAAGTTTACGACGCCTGTCAATACGCACATAGAGGATGTCCTTGGGATCGAATTCAAAGTCCAGCCAGGACCCTCTCAGAGGAATGACGCGAGCGGAGTACAGAATCTTGCCGCTGGAATGCGTCTTGCCACGATCGTGGTCGAAAAAGATGCCCGGAGACCGATGGAGCTGGCTGACAATGACCCTTTCGGTGCCGTTGATGATGAACGTACCGTTTTCGGTCATCATGG harbors:
- the rpoB gene encoding DNA-directed RNA polymerase subunit beta, producing the protein MATALSQEYRVRKSFGKIKKIVDIPNLIQMQKESYAGFLQMDVPPDKRARKGLQEVFESVFPIEDFSQTASLQFAQYSFGEIKYDVEECLARGMTYEAPLKIVVRLAVFDVDKETGHRSIRDIKEQEIYFGTLPMMTENGTFIINGTERVIVSQLHRSPGIFFDHDRGKTHSSGKILYSARVIPLRGSWLDFEFDPKDILYVRIDRRRKLPATVFLKALGYATEELLNFFYRTEKVFLIDAENAEKELNRETLEGTKAPADIVHPVTGEIIAKKNRKLGKQLLKRLEDLGIQRLPMKTEEIVGQVLAHDVIDYSTGEIIAECNQEITPILLDLFLEKGIKELELLHLQGQDVSPAFRNTLLQDKVTSRKDALLEIYRKLRPSNPPTEEVATEFFNNLFFNPEQYDLSEVGRLKLNHQLGLNFPLEQRTLTREDILEAVKRLIYLKETQGPVDDIDNLGNRRVRAVGELLENQYRIGLVRMERAIKERMSLQEIEALMPHDLINAKPVSAVVKEFFGTSQLSQFMDQTNPLSEVTHKRRLSALGPGGLTRERAGFEVRDVHPTHYGRICPIETPEGPNIGLIVSLSTYARVNPYGFIETPYRKVQNKTVNKEVEYLTAMEEKDYPIAQANAPLDENGRFLRDEVSARVAGEFMLVPPEEIRYMDVSPNQLVSVSASLIPFLEHDDANRALMGSNMQRQAVPLIQTRAPLVGTGMERIVARDSGVVIVAKRDGIVEYVDASRIVVRAVETQSSRDSGVDIYKLIKFKRSNQNTCLNQKPLVRAGQTVRKGQIIADGASTDHGELALGRNVMIAFMSWGGYNFEDSILVSERIVRDDVFTSIHIEEFEVLARDTKLGKEEITRDIPNVGEEALKNLDESGIVRIGAYIRHNDILVGKVTPKGESQLTPEEKLLRAIFGEKASDVKDTSLRVPPGVEGIVIDAKVFSRKGVDKDERTRMIEDEEIARLEKDQRDELEIIRKSVAKRIAALFAGKTSAVTIKDGKKVYVKKGDPITDEVLLDLPTRFWNQLQASEDPALTMEVERITDHYREQVELVQSLFEEKINKLRKGDELPPGVIKMVKVYVAVKRKLQVGDKMAGRHGNKGVVSRILPIEDMPYFADGTPVDLVLNPLGVPSRMNVGQVLETHLGWAAKGLGEQLAKLIEAHKEKETLEEKLRRIYNQLEFDSYFKDAEPKDLEALLPHLREGLHVASPVFDGAEEAEIRDFLKEAGLPETGQAILYDGRTGEPFDQPVTVGIMYMLKLHHLVDDKIHARSIGPYSLVTQQPLGGKAQFGGQRLGEMEVWAMEAYGAAYALQEFLTVKSDDLAGRTRMYEKIVKGDNTLEAGLPESFNVLVKELQALALDVQLLSEEEGEEE